A single region of the Gilliamella apis genome encodes:
- the ispE gene encoding 4-(cytidine 5'-diphospho)-2-C-methyl-D-erythritol kinase: MMTQWLSPAKLNLFLYITGRRPDNYHDLQTLFQFIDICDKLTITTRDDGQINLLTQFDNIPADKNLIIIAAKRLKSYVNTNKLGADIAIDKMIPMGGGLGGASSNAATVLVALNQLWGLNLSQTTLMEIGSTIGADVPIFIYGHAAFAEGIGDQLQQVDIPQYWYLVSYPNIEISTVTVFNAPNLPRNTPKRSIEQLMSISVDDFSNDCETVVRQRYPEIDDLIQKLSRYAPTRLTGTGACVFTRCESKQHALSIQSELKSSSVKSFIAKSLNLSTLYAN; encoded by the coding sequence ATTATGACTCAATGGTTATCACCAGCTAAATTAAATCTTTTTTTATATATAACTGGACGACGTCCAGATAATTATCATGATTTACAAACTTTGTTTCAATTTATTGATATTTGCGACAAATTGACTATTACGACTCGTGATGATGGGCAAATTAATCTATTAACGCAATTTGATAATATCCCAGCAGATAAAAATCTAATTATTATAGCCGCTAAGCGTTTAAAATCTTATGTAAACACTAATAAGCTTGGTGCAGATATTGCCATAGATAAAATGATCCCCATGGGCGGTGGACTTGGTGGCGCTTCGTCAAATGCCGCGACAGTGTTGGTTGCGTTAAATCAATTATGGGGTTTAAATCTGTCGCAAACTACCTTGATGGAAATAGGTAGCACAATCGGTGCCGATGTACCTATTTTTATTTATGGTCATGCTGCTTTTGCAGAAGGTATTGGTGATCAGTTGCAACAAGTTGATATACCTCAATATTGGTATTTAGTCAGCTACCCTAATATAGAAATTTCAACGGTTACGGTATTTAATGCTCCAAATTTACCACGAAATACACCTAAGCGTAGTATTGAACAACTAATGTCCATTTCTGTTGATGATTTTAGTAATGATTGTGAAACCGTAGTGCGTCAGCGTTACCCTGAAATTGATGACCTTATTCAAAAGTTATCGCGATATGCGCCAACCAGATTAACTGGCACCGGCGCTTGTGTATTTACACGTTGTGAGTCAAAGCAACATGCGTTATCAATACAGAGTGAACTTAAATCCAGCTCCGTAAAAAGCTTTATTGCTAAATCATTAAACTTATCAACACTATACGCGAATTAA
- a CDS encoding DUF421 domain-containing protein, whose protein sequence is MLSYLDFLIIALKLLVVFICIVLFLKITGKTSLSQMSSIDFIGNMILGGIAGGIIYNPKLTIYDFIVGNPIIFMDQGKLKLDAFTSINLDLASFAVLLRMKNVFTIHDVEKAILEPNGQLSIVKKGDKDISVIVLENEQPVDDVLKQIGKDEKWLKSNLAKQGYKSFQGLYCVEYYDHRLFVIPNDAVK, encoded by the coding sequence ATGCTTAGTTATCTTGATTTCCTTATTATTGCTTTAAAGTTGTTGGTGGTATTTATCTGTATTGTGTTATTTTTAAAAATAACCGGCAAAACTTCATTGTCACAAATGTCGAGCATTGATTTTATTGGAAATATGATTTTAGGTGGCATTGCTGGCGGGATTATCTATAACCCCAAATTAACCATATATGATTTTATTGTCGGTAATCCAATTATATTCATGGATCAGGGTAAATTAAAATTGGACGCTTTCACCTCAATTAATTTAGATCTAGCTAGTTTTGCTGTATTGCTTAGAATGAAAAATGTTTTTACTATTCATGATGTTGAAAAAGCAATTTTGGAACCGAATGGGCAATTATCTATTGTAAAAAAAGGTGACAAAGATATATCGGTTATTGTATTAGAAAATGAACAACCAGTAGATGATGTTTTAAAACAAATTGGTAAAGATGAAAAATGGTTAAAATCAAACTTAGCAAAACAAGGTTATAAGAGTTTCCAAGGGCTTTATTGTGTGGAATATTATGATCATCGACTTTTTGTAATACCTAATGATGCAGTAAAATAA
- a CDS encoding bifunctional transcriptional activator/DNA repair enzyme AdaA, whose translation MLITNPNQKETYYRALLERDHSYIGIFYVGVKTTSVFCIATCRARKPKFANVEFFDSFKSALDAGYRPCKICKPTENANQAPDEIIKALALINNNPKQKITDYQLRQNKLSPETLRRWFKKHYGITFHAYQRMYRINSAFQELKSGKNVINTAFDTGYNSLSGFGYTYKKIMKKSPSANQQQDVILIDRLTSPLGPMFICATNQGICLLEFVDRRMLETEFEQLQSLLKMKIIFGENEHIKQAKVEIAEYFSGTRTNFTVALHTPGTLFQQTVWDCLKHIPYGELTTYKQQAQRINNPQAIRAVANANGYNRVAIIVPCHRVIGSNGELVGYGGGLERKKWLIEHENKNRNHR comes from the coding sequence ATGCTAATAACTAACCCTAATCAAAAAGAGACTTATTACCGAGCTTTACTTGAAAGAGATCATAGCTATATTGGGATCTTTTATGTCGGAGTCAAAACCACTTCGGTATTTTGTATTGCAACTTGCCGAGCAAGAAAACCAAAATTTGCTAATGTCGAATTTTTCGATTCATTCAAATCAGCGCTTGATGCCGGTTATCGACCTTGCAAAATATGCAAACCAACCGAAAATGCTAATCAAGCACCAGATGAAATAATTAAAGCCCTAGCATTAATTAATAATAATCCGAAACAAAAGATCACTGATTATCAGCTCAGACAAAATAAACTAAGTCCTGAAACTCTTCGCCGTTGGTTTAAAAAACATTACGGAATTACTTTTCATGCTTATCAACGAATGTATCGAATTAACAGTGCTTTTCAAGAATTAAAATCAGGAAAAAATGTTATTAATACTGCCTTTGATACTGGTTACAATTCCTTAAGTGGTTTTGGTTATACTTATAAAAAAATCATGAAAAAGTCACCTTCAGCAAACCAACAGCAAGACGTTATTTTAATCGATAGATTAACCTCCCCTTTAGGTCCTATGTTTATTTGTGCAACAAATCAAGGAATTTGTTTATTAGAGTTTGTAGATAGAAGAATGTTAGAAACAGAATTTGAACAACTACAAAGCCTACTTAAAATGAAGATTATTTTTGGCGAAAATGAACATATCAAACAAGCTAAGGTTGAAATTGCCGAATATTTTTCAGGAACAAGAACAAACTTTACCGTTGCCTTACATACACCTGGCACCCTATTTCAACAAACCGTTTGGGATTGCTTAAAACACATTCCCTATGGAGAATTGACCACTTATAAACAGCAAGCACAAAGAATTAATAATCCACAAGCAATTCGAGCTGTCGCCAATGCCAATGGTTATAATAGAGTGGCGATTATTGTCCCTTGTCATCGAGTAATAGGATCGAATGGAGAACTAGTTGGTTATGGCGGTGGATTAGAAAGAAAAAAATGGTTAATTGAACATGAAAATAAAAATCGTAACCATCGATAA
- a CDS encoding response regulator transcription factor codes for MKILIAEDDKHILNGMSDLLEKEGYIIIKAVNGKVALELFNQYQPDFIILDIMMPELDGYSVCRAIRKLNEDVPILFLSAKDEEIDRVIGLELGADDYMNKPFGIHELRARIKAIAKRYLKSKHLTLSKEDYFQFGDLNVYPTELYAKRNDQIIELTLREIKILECLYQYKNQVVTRDMLFDYVWGYDFLPNSRTLDQHISKLRKQIEINPSIPTLIKTVHGIGYRH; via the coding sequence ATGAAAATTTTAATTGCTGAAGACGATAAGCACATTCTTAATGGCATGTCAGATTTGTTAGAAAAAGAGGGTTACATTATTATTAAAGCTGTTAATGGTAAAGTTGCGCTGGAACTATTCAATCAATATCAACCCGATTTTATTATTTTAGATATTATGATGCCCGAGCTTGATGGCTATTCTGTTTGCCGTGCAATCCGTAAATTAAATGAAGATGTGCCAATTTTATTTTTATCCGCTAAAGATGAAGAAATCGATCGGGTTATTGGTTTAGAACTAGGTGCTGATGATTATATGAATAAACCTTTTGGTATTCATGAGCTTAGAGCAAGAATTAAGGCTATTGCTAAACGTTATTTAAAATCTAAACATCTAACTCTTTCTAAAGAAGATTATTTTCAATTTGGCGATTTAAATGTATATCCTACCGAATTGTACGCTAAAAGAAATGATCAGATAATTGAATTAACTTTACGAGAAATTAAGATTTTAGAATGTTTATATCAATATAAAAATCAAGTTGTTACTCGAGATATGCTTTTTGATTATGTGTGGGGATATGATTTTCTACCTAATAGTCGAACTCTTGATCAACATATTTCAAAATTAAGAAAACAAATAGAAATTAACCCATCTATACCCACTTTAATAAAAACGGTACATGGAATTGGTTATAGACATTAA
- a CDS encoding sensor histidine kinase encodes MKKLTTILSLLILMTFISYLGWRSVEHEVLLRENNETLLAKSHMNNIKLSIESLLNQRLSYLNSLALQIDNDYGKAEDLLETETDFKNIFIINKNRILFLSDSDDSQWHNLVESIALDNSVLINQQDYSEQSQPSSGWYQIYNHLIYWTIQSDNIIGFEFSNIKFSFDVISLLDTYDSDDNFKLSDGDKQIYSNGEKFDNEISLRLNYPLQNWHLTYYYSSPNLVNLYLLGSGVIGLFFIVLLGFIGYGYREYTRTLRLAKQQVSFVGQVSHEFKTPLTNISLYSEMLSEYLEDEPAPVPDYLHIISAESKRLTRLVQNVLTFNKPSRLNIKQVNLTILIKQIYQTFKPILEAKSLQLNITTLENDCIVDTDEDSVMQILNNFLSNAEKYAFNGKRIDLSLTRKGKLVTITVRDYGDGIASHLLKQIFEPFYRVNSSITEGVSGTGIGLTIAKQLASQIHGEIKVLNHNPGMAFSLILME; translated from the coding sequence ATGAAGAAATTAACAACGATTTTATCTTTATTGATATTAATGACATTTATAAGTTATTTAGGTTGGCGAAGCGTTGAACATGAGGTTTTATTAAGAGAAAATAATGAAACCTTACTCGCTAAAAGTCATATGAATAATATCAAATTATCGATTGAATCGTTGTTGAATCAACGTCTATCTTATCTTAATAGTTTGGCATTACAAATTGATAATGACTATGGTAAAGCTGAGGATTTATTAGAAACGGAAACGGATTTTAAGAATATTTTTATCATCAACAAAAATAGGATTTTATTTTTAAGTGATTCTGATGATTCTCAATGGCACAATCTGGTTGAATCAATTGCATTAGATAATTCTGTTTTGATCAATCAACAAGATTATTCAGAACAATCTCAACCAAGCTCTGGTTGGTATCAAATATATAACCACTTAATTTATTGGACAATTCAATCGGATAATATTATTGGTTTTGAATTTTCCAATATAAAGTTTTCATTTGATGTTATCAGTTTATTAGATACATATGATTCTGATGATAATTTTAAATTATCCGATGGCGATAAACAGATATATAGTAATGGTGAAAAATTCGATAATGAAATTTCTCTAAGGCTTAATTATCCCCTACAAAATTGGCATTTAACCTATTATTATTCTTCACCAAACTTAGTTAATTTATATTTATTAGGTTCAGGCGTTATTGGATTATTTTTTATCGTTTTGCTTGGGTTTATTGGTTACGGTTATCGAGAATATACCCGAACACTACGTTTAGCAAAACAACAAGTAAGTTTTGTTGGGCAGGTTTCGCATGAATTTAAAACGCCTTTAACCAATATCTCTCTTTATTCAGAAATGTTATCTGAATATTTAGAAGATGAGCCAGCGCCTGTTCCTGATTATCTGCATATAATTAGTGCAGAAAGTAAACGACTTACGCGATTGGTGCAAAATGTTTTAACTTTTAATAAGCCAAGTCGTTTAAATATAAAACAAGTAAATTTAACCATACTAATTAAACAGATATATCAAACTTTTAAACCTATTTTAGAGGCTAAATCATTACAACTGAACATCACTACTCTTGAAAATGATTGTATAGTTGATACTGATGAAGATAGTGTCATGCAAATTCTCAATAACTTTTTGAGCAATGCCGAAAAATATGCTTTTAATGGTAAACGAATTGATTTATCTTTGACCAGAAAAGGAAAACTGGTCACAATTACTGTTCGTGATTATGGAGATGGTATTGCCAGCCATCTATTAAAACAGATTTTTGAACCATTTTATCGAGTCAATTCATCGATAACTGAAGGCGTTTCGGGTACAGGAATCGGTTTGACGATTGCCAAGCAGTTAGCTAGTCAGATCCACGGAGAGATTAAAGTTTTGAATCATAATCCGGGAATGGCATTTTCACTGATATTAATGGAGTAG